In the Defluviitalea raffinosedens genome, TTCACTTGCTATTAAATATTTATCGCTTTTAGAGCGATTTTAAGAAGTTCTTAATTTATTATCAATTGAATTCTTCATTCCACTTTAATGCTTTTCTTTCTAATTCTTTAACAAAAGCATCTTTTCCATCACAATAAGCCTCTATATCTGAAGGGTATTGAGCAGCCAATTTACTCTTTAGTTCTCCATATTCAAAAGCATCCTGAGGATGGGTTCTTAAATAGTCCCGTACTGCCAGATGCCTTTTGACCTCCTTAGAATTACTGATGTCAAATATATGAACATGGTGGGTCCTGACCTCTATTCCTTTTCTGAAAAATCTCCTGCCAGGTATACCAAATTCCCCTTTTGGCTCATAACCCAAACGCTCAAATGCTTCATTGCAGGCATCAATCTTTGTAATATCCCTTACCACCGGCATAATGTCAATAACAGGCTTAGCTTTTAGATTTTCAACAGAAGTGCTCCCGATATGATGAATCTCGATTAACTCATCCCCAAGAATACCCTTAATTTTTTCGGCTTCTTCCCTGAATAAAATGGGCCATTCCGGATTATAGTCTACGACTTCTACTTTCATAATATAATCATCCTTTCTATGGGCAGAAAACCTGATAGTCTGTACATCTCCTTATTCCAGCACCATATAATTATTTAAAGTCTGCTCTTTGTTTTCTTAATTCGGCTTTCCCAATTGCATAATATTATCATGCTACAATCCAAAATAAAATCTATTCATTTTAAAAGAGTTAAAAAAGAGTGAGTTTCTTAAATAACTGTGTTTTTATATTCTATTCTCATTCCTATACCGAAAATACAGGTAATCTTTTAATACACTTTAAATACTCTCAGCTTAATTGAGCGCATTTTTCAGTATTCTTTTCAAAATTTCCATTTCAAGAGTTTTAACGTTATAATCTATAACAATAAAAGGCTCTAGTAAGATAAAAATCTACTAAAACCTTTTTATATTCCAGTATATTTAAAAGATTAAATGGAGTGTATTATCTTGTAGCATTTCCAAAAACGCTGTATTA is a window encoding:
- a CDS encoding GrpB family protein, giving the protein MKVEVVDYNPEWPILFREEAEKIKGILGDELIEIHHIGSTSVENLKAKPVIDIMPVVRDITKIDACNEAFERLGYEPKGEFGIPGRRFFRKGIEVRTHHVHIFDISNSKEVKRHLAVRDYLRTHPQDAFEYGELKSKLAAQYPSDIEAYCDGKDAFVKELERKALKWNEEFN